The genomic stretch AATTGGTGGGACTCAGGTAAATGGTTGCGTAACAATTGGACAGTTGGTCTGCTCTGCCTTGGaccccatattgggagaaaggctgggttTCAAATGAGCAGATGAATAAGTAACTCTAGTTGGCACTCTGGTAcggcaacaaactacacttcccagaattccacagcattgggccatggcaattaaaggggcTTGCTTTGCATGAAGGGGAGGTCGGAgtagatgacccttgaggtcctttccaactctacgattttatgactTCGGCTTTCATCAGGCTGAGGCGTCCTGTGCTAACAGCAAGGCTACACGGATGGGCCGAACAGGACCAAACCTCTCCATCCATTCAAAGCAATGTTCCTTCATTTGCACTAAAAAGAAAACAGTTCTGCTGCTCTGGATAATTCCTTTTCTCCACTCCGTTTTCCTCCCAGTCTTGTCCCTTGTAACATTCAGTACATCCAGCTGGAAGCGAACTAAATGTAGGCCAAAAGGTTACAGGTAATTTTCTCAGTCCCCTTAGCCAATGGGAGGGGGTGAAGCCAAAATCCCAAAGTAacagcagattattattattattattattattagagggcaaaatgagggcattgttccCACCgccaccaaataaaaattctgccttgaaatgaaattttcctccaggcCCCAAATTTCAAGCGTTGCAGTCACTTTccgttaaacattttaaaaacattgaacatttAGGAACACGAGTTAAGTAAGGAATCTGAGGGAAACCGGCAAAGTTAGTAAGGAAACGGGAACACAGCACATAAGGAGAGTACTAGACAGAGTACTACAGTACTAGACAGGTAGCAATTGAGGGACTCAAGAAAAAATATGCCATTTGGGCTGGCAATGTTTTTATTTGGGAAGGTATCCCCGTCACACATATatcaaattaaaacattataagGGAGTGAAGAAGAGATCGTGAAGGGCAGTTAAGATAGTGGGCGTTTAGTAGTAAATATTCCTTGGATCCAGTGGAAAGGAAGCGGTCTGCCCCAAACAAACAGACAGAGGCTTGAATCATGGGGTTGATTCCATCTATACAGTCCATTAATTCCACAGATCATGGATTGTGTAGATTCTATACAAGCCATGATCTGTGGAATCAATGAGATTCACACAGTGTCGACTCACTCCTCAACAACAtcttaaatgggtctactctagttggattcAGCCCTAAGAGCCACCAAAAAGCAAGGAACGCAATactaataacaacaagaacacacaacaactacaaacaaACTGGGTTTCCTGGAAGCACGCTGTTCTTTAAGGAGGAAAATAAGAAAGGCCCTTCGTATCTAAAACAGGTTTGCTTGGAAATCAGTCCTGGCTCTTCTCATAGGAATGACCTCCAAACAAGGCTGCATTCCTTAAGTTTATTCACCAGGAAAGAAATCCCGGCAGAACGCATTGGAATTGACTTTGGAGTAAACAGGACAACAAGGCTGCAGGCACGCTTAGGGATCGCAGGATTGTGTTGTTTGTCcacataaaatacacacacacacacacacacagaaagacatAGGGATTTCTAAAGACGCTTGTCCCCCTCAATGGCCTTGCTCTTTGAAATCAAACCCACACCAACGTCTGCTATTTCTCCAGGCTTCTGTGTTTTCAATGCTACCGGTAGAAGGAGTAGCACTAATGCGTTTGGCACGCAACGCAACTGTCGTTTTCTGGTCCAcaaaaaaataaggaagaaaactGAGGGCACAAATACATTCACTTTTAAAATACCccagaaacaaagcaaaaaacatcTCTGGACGCACACAGGCTAAAGATCCGTAAAAGATCCATAAAAGCACTCTGGCAATTATCACCATCAGCATGGAAGTGAGGCAGTCTGTTCAATCCAACAACTACCAGCAACGACTAGGAAGCATAATATTGGTTTTATGAGGCCTGGCGTTCCCAAGCAATCCTTCAAACCAGGCTTTGCTACTAAGGCCTTGCTACCTACTTACACTTGTTAAGGTGTAAGCCCcgttgaaatcaataggacttgaAAATGGAAAACCTAACGAAGGttttaggactttggagaccagggttcggatgccatctcggccatggaaagccactgagcgaccctgggtaagtcacactttctcagcctcaaaaagaGGCGAAGGCAAACTCCATGCTGACAAACCTGGCCAGGAAAACTCCGCGACAAGGGTCGCTATGAGTAGGAAACCGTTTAAGGACacgcagcagcaacaacaactactacaacaacaaatcTAAGTGCATTGACTCGGAAATAAAGGCCACTGATTTCAGAGGGACTTACCTGGATGTAAATCCTGTTCCGATTTGCAAATAGGCAGGTTTAGGACGAAGCTGGGCGTTGAGAGAAGTCCATCCATCAAAAGGGAAGCGTTTTCCGCAATATTTCCACACTATTTTCGGTCGACcaaattttttttcattaaaaaaaaagaagaaaaagaagaaagaaaaaagactggGAAAACTCAGAACTTTAGGTTATTTTTAAGGCTTACATTACATCTTATCAGTCCATCTCTCTGAACATTTGCcacaagagaggaggagggaatgtAACTTAATTCTACACAAAACTTATACAAAGCAACCTACATGCAGTTAACACAACCatgtacctttaaaaaaacaaaaacaaaacacaatacgTTAATTACTGAAGTTTCAATTTAAGGGTTTCATTAGGAAGGGGAGGAACACAATACTTGACCAAGAGCGGGCGGAAAGAAAATGCAAACGctgttaaaagagaaaagaaaaagatttttgtttattattactgGAGACTATACAAAGCTATGGCATACAATAAAAAGTGCTAGGTTAAATTCTAGAAAAGTTGGTCCTAAAAATGgcacaaaaccccaaaacattttattttctacattATCTCTTTCAGATCCGAATATTGAAACTTGTTTTCGGAAGgcgagggagaaggagaagaggagaacgcaaaggcaggagagaggatcATCTGGGTCAAAATagatatcatatatatatatagatatatatttatataaaaatcaCTCTTAACATCcactggaaaaatatatatatataacaatcaTATATTCAGGGGGAAATTGCCTCCGTTATTATTATTCATCATAATGACTTCGAGAAATAGTCTTGGTTTGTCCGAATAATGTTAGTTTCGTATAAAATTAATCTCTCTTGAAGGacacattctctttctctcttttaaaaaaatgcacatacacataaacCCACAATTTTTATCCAATTCCCTTCGCGTTTCAACTAGATTTCTTGGGGGAAAGGGGCGATCCAGTCcaaacacaacccccccccccagtactatttggaaaagaaatgttaAGCTTTGAAGAAAGAAGTGCAATCCTTCCCCATCCcaagacaacaacagcaacaactttgtGATATCACAGTGCCTAAAACAGGCTAGGAAAGGGCTAAGGtattcagcttttttttttttttttttgtattgtaaagtcaacatttattcagagaaagagTATTTCAACGATATTTTGCAGGCAGACCAGGGATCCTTTTTTAAACCGAGGCGCTTTCATTTGAACTCCGAGGCCCTGAATAATTTCAAATTAATTCCCTACAGGTTAAATATTTCAAATGGGATGAAACTTTAGTCCTGTTGAAAGTAAGGCGACTGAAGGACATCTAAAGTCGGAATGACAAAAGGTAGACAAGAGGAAATCCAAGACAAAACTTTGGCATCCAGGGATCCCATCGAAGTGGAGTAAAATCCTCCTTTTCGATGGATTTGAGGTCTACAGAAGCCGGTTTAGGAATATCTACCTTAGTCGGACATATTTTTCAGTAAAAACCAATTGTTTTAGGGTGAGGGTTTTAGGGTTGGGGTTGATAGATCCCCAGAAGTTATCAGAACTTACCAACTAACCTTAAAGATTTTAGCCCTGTTGGTTTGGGAAATCAGTTTgcgaagggatcttgcagcacctcaaaggaactacaagatcccttttgcgTGCTGACTAACATTAAGGAGATAGCGATGATGCATCCAAAACTGAGATCTTTAAACCCTATTGAGATCATCAGGACATCAAAGCTGGGCCCTGTTGATTAATGAGTTCAATTCAATAGGATCATTGCAATAGGATTTACGCCACCATTCAATAGATTGTGGCGTAAATCCTATTGGAGCCTTTCCCCCCAATCTGACTGATTTCGAATTAAAcagaccttatttcttcttcttcttctagattTAGTGTTATAGTTCAATTCAGGTTCAGATCGTGTTAGATCTGTTTTGTCTGCATTAATAACTGACACCACTTCTTCTGTGCTGCTCTTTCTGCCCAAGAGAAAATtaattcttctccttctccttctcctgcttttcctcctccttgtccccAGGCCTCGTAAAAGTCACAGTGAAGGAGTAAATTGCTCCCAGGTGAATCAGACGAAGAGTTTCAAAACTTATTGCCTACAAGCAATATGCGAGGAAATgtgctttgtccccccccccccgcaaaaaagtGGAACTGCTATTTCAAGGAAGTGCGACTGGACTCCATCCGCCTGCTCTTTCCAACATCTTCCCACCCTCCAAAAAAGACATAAAATccaaataatccggtttgagaccactttagcatggctccatgctatgcaattctggcaAGTGTCGTTTGTAgcggagccatggcagctaaagtggtctcaaaccggatcatttccgcaatgcggatgcagccaaagtcatcctcaatttttttttaaccactgaCTCCCCGcacagacatttttattttttggtggggAAAACTCTGCCTGCCAACCCCAATAAAACCGGTGagaggtagaaagaaagaaacaacaataataacagaagCTTCTGAAGCTGCGAGGAAAATCCTCTGCCTTCACTCTCTCTTCCCAGAGAAGCGTTTTTGAGCCTTTGAGATACAGAGAGATTTTGGAGGGCTCTTCGCCCCCTCCCTTCCCGACCCCTCACTTTTGGCACTGCAAGTTCTTGTCATGCATtgagaggagaggagggcaagaaacagaggggaaaataccacacacacacacacacacacacacacacacacacccctatctGAAAAGACACACAACTTTTCTTTCTGGCGGGACCCTCCAATTTTGGCACTGCAAGATCCTGTCATGGATTGAGaggtgggaggaaaagaaaactagaaagaaaatccagcacacacacacagtatgtatatactgtatacagataATACATGCATATAGATATACacgtatacatatacatatgcataatgtacatatgtacacacacatatgtactatataaatatatacatacatctctctctctctctctctctacatatatatatatatatatacatatacatgtgtgtatctctctctatgtatatatacacatacatacatacatacatacatatatataatatgcatacctatatatgtatgtgcatctgtatacacatacacatatatgtctctctctctctatgtacacacacacacatatagaatatacatgcatacatatatatgtgtgggtctctatgtatatatacacatagacatacatatacataatataaATGCATAATATATATGTGAGTGTATCTCTATGTATATAtacgtatgcacacacacatttacacacacatgcatacatctctctgtttctctctctctctctctgcatatatacacatacaaatacatatttataatatacatgcatacatatatatgtaaatgtatCTCTctttatgtatatacacacatataatatgcatgcatacacatatatgtgtgtatatctctttctatgtatatatacatatgccccacacaaatatatttacacacatgcatacatctctctctctctctctctctctctctctctctcggtatCTACTATACCCATAGACTACATATGCATCTATCTGTCTGCATGTCTCTGTATCTGAAAAGAGGGTCAGCTTTTCTGGGGCGGCCAAGGGGCATCCCTCCTGGCTGGGGCTGGCTGTGGGGCTTCCTCCCTGTGGGGCTCCGGAGTGGCGGGGCTGGCGGGGCTGCTCGGGGCCCCTCTGCTCAGATGTCAATGCGGGCGTGGAGGGCGCCGTGCTTGCTCTCGTGGTCCCAGTAGGAGCAGTGCATGAGGGCCAGCTCGGGAGGCTGCCGGGCGGCGCAGGCGAAGGGGAGGCCCGTGGCGGCGGCCGAGGCCGAGGCGGGTCCTCCTCCGTTGGGCGCCGTCTGAGGCGAAGGGCTGCttgcggaggcggcggcggctgctgcgGCGGCGGCTGCGACGGCGGCGGCCCCGAGCTGCTGGGCGgcgtgatggtggtgatggtgatggtggggatggggatgatggtggtgggcgtggggatgatggtggtggtggtggtggtggcccaTGCCGTTGTAGGAGTTCACCATGGCCGGGAGGCGCGCGTAGGGGCTGCCGTAGGAGGAGCTGGCCGAGGCCGAGGGGGGGCCCCACTCCGTGCGGGGAGAGCCCCACTCCCTTGACGGGGCTGAGGGCCCCGTTGCCGTTGCCGCCGTTcccccctcctgctgctgctgctgctgctgccgccgcctccatctGGCAGGCCGCGTAGGAGCCCCCGGAGACGGACTGGGGCTGAGGCGGAGGCGGCGGGGGTGGCGGGGGCCCCGTCTGGGCCAGGGACCAGGAGGCGGCGTTGAGGAAGGGCCCCTGGAGGTACTTGGCCGGCGGCGCCGTCAGGTAGCCGTAGCCCGCGGCCTCGGCGGCTCCGAAGAGGCTCTTCCCGGGCTGGAAGTGTCCGGCGGGGGGCCGGAAGGGCCGCTTCATGCGCCTCCTCCGTCGGTAGTTGCCCTTCTCGAACATGTCCTCGCAGGCCGGGTCCAGGGTCCAGTAGTTGCCCTTGCGCTCCCCGCCGCCCTCCCGCGGGACCTTGATGAAGCACTCGTTGAGGCTGAGGTTGTGGCGGATGCTGTTCTGCCAGCCCTTCTTGTTCTTCTCGTAGAAGGGGAACTTGCCGATGATGTACTGGTAGATCCCCGACAGCGTCAGCCGCTTCTCGGCGCTCTCCCGGATGGCCATGGCGATCAGCGCCACGTAGGAGTAGGGAGGCTTCTGCGAGGGGTCGCCCTTCTCCGAGGAGGACGAGGAAGGAGCCGGCCccgtcgaggaggaggaggaggaggcaccctTGGCCGGGGCAGTCGGGCTCAGCTCGGCCTTGACcagctccccgccgccgccgccgccgccgccgccgcctcctcctggcATCCCCCCGCCGGGCTCCTTGGCCTGGGGCAGCAGGGACACCGGGGCCTCGGGAGGAGCGGGGTCCGGGTAGCTCATCATGGCAGCGGAGGCGCCCACCTGCTCCTCGGGCTCCCTCGCCTCGAGAGGGCCCTGCCTGCTGcctgggaggaagaaggggagaagagCCAGCCACTCCCCCGCCAAGCGCCCAAGGTCTGCCCGGGAGATCTGCTCCAGCTGCTTCCGTCGCCCGCTTGCTTTAAACCCAACCTGCGCTGCTTGGTGGGCTCactgctccctctctctctctctctctgccccccctcccaccctttctgcctctctctctcagcccagcCTCGTTTCTGATCAGCAGGCTCAGATATCCACTCCCTGCTGCTCCTCTGGGCTGATTTGTATGGACTCCGACCAGTTCCGCTTTCgtcaggatctctctctctctctctttctcagtcccCCCATtcgcgctctctctctccctccctccctctgccccatAAGCCTGGAAGCCAGCTGGGCACGGGCGAGTTCATGGCGAAGTCACATTAtttcgcaggggatccatccCAAGCCCAAGGGAGGTCGGGGgtcccagagaaagagagagagaaagaaagagatagaaGGAAGTGTGGGGGTGGCAGGGATCATCCTCGAggggaagcaaagcaaagcacagGCACAAAGCACAGCCCTTCTTCGCAAGGGAAAGGAGCCGCGTCTTGGGCACATGTCCGGCCAGGGCACGAGAAGGacccggaggaagaggaggctgaaCGAGAGGAAGacgtggaagaagaagaagaaaagaggaagaagagaagaagaggagcaggaaaaGAGGACTGAACtagaagcagaagaggaagacgatgaggaggaagaagaagaggaggaaaacaggactgaaggaaaagcgaaagagaaagaagaagaagaaaaggaggaagaaggggaggaaaacaggACAGAAGGAGAATCAGAAGAGGAAGacgaaagaggaagaggaagaaaacaggactgaaggaaaagcagaagaggaagaagaagaagaggaagaagaggaggaggaaaacaggactgaaggaggagaagaagaagaagtagtagtagtagtagaagaggAAAGAGtataagaagaggaagaggaggaggaggaggaggaggaagaagaagaagaagaagaagaagaagaagaagaaagggagcaaGGAGGGGATGGCCACCTTTCCAGGTTGCAAAGGGATTGTCGTTTGCAGCGCAGGAGTGATCTCCTCTGGAAAGATGTAGGggttgctgtgttggccatttaacaaatacaaacccAAAGCcatgagtgatacctttattggccttTGGGAACCTCAGGTGGAAGTCAAGAAGTGCAGAGTGGCTAAAAAAAAGCGGGGGGCCTTAGCCCCATGAAGCTCAGCCAAGGCAAGGGCGGCTGGCCCGGAGGCAAAGggcggcaggaggaggaggaggccgggaaAGCCACGGCCGGCCTGGCGATCTCAGCCTGAAAGGAGGACAGCCATTTCGGTGTGGTTACAAAAGGCCCTTGGAAAGGAAGACCTGCTTTGGCTGAATCCCTCCTCAGTTGAAAGATTTGATGGGAATTAATCCTAAGGGTAGGGAGTGACAGGTTTTCTATACTGTGTGTGGTGTGGGCAGGtacgt from Sceloporus undulatus isolate JIND9_A2432 ecotype Alabama chromosome 3, SceUnd_v1.1, whole genome shotgun sequence encodes the following:
- the FOXL2 gene encoding forkhead box protein L2, with amino-acid sequence MMSYPDPAPPEAPVSLLPQAKEPGGGMPGGGGGGGGGGGGELVKAELSPTAPAKGASSSSSSTGPAPSSSSSEKGDPSQKPPYSYVALIAMAIRESAEKRLTLSGIYQYIIGKFPFYEKNKKGWQNSIRHNLSLNECFIKVPREGGGERKGNYWTLDPACEDMFEKGNYRRRRRMKRPFRPPAGHFQPGKSLFGAAEAAGYGYLTAPPAKYLQGPFLNAASWSLAQTGPPPPPPPPPQPQSVSGGSYAACQMEAAAAAAAAAGGGNGGNGNGALSPVKGVGSSYGSPYARLPAMVNSYNGMGHHHHHHHHPHAHHHHPHPHHHHHHHHAAQQLGAAAVAAAAAAAAAASASSPSPQTAPNGGGPASASAAATGLPFACAARQPPELALMHCSYWDHESKHGALHARIDI